One window from the genome of Cryptomeria japonica chromosome 6, Sugi_1.0, whole genome shotgun sequence encodes:
- the LOC131076990 gene encoding uncharacterized protein LOC131076990, translating to MEKKKKRDKPSLNNTTETEAPDNQQKEGEIQGGVTVAKRFYRVESPMQENATGVHHQSPQILQWPYTPQVQSEQSLQFPAHSSQAQQPHPLARHQPQHQHQQQQQVLHGHQGALPQGQPQLQQQAQPQPQPQQQSVPYWPLTEYPAIAPPPGPFYPFPPGSNESNWQTTGFTGAHPANDHAAPYGYQGGYAYPVGYPGPWDPAAWWAHSHHQAPYPYPYPPFSGGYGYMAPPVPPAAGIAPSGTYQRGIIRPPTGLSQKHQRLWEAQSMENVQLWSALARAESEIAAYRGRLMKLESDLFAVKAHHDAAVEGSPVVNTVPQNARKGRNKRATVVTTSALPSSDNVQPRSRGRKVAAYKMVIEEKEKNDGDEKESKLEEKEKINAPVTVAPQSIPAPEEEREKVAPVLINANDFELEKNKSRLSSDFPTAVICPNHVFSSDTDNLQYNTINQMSTFGTSLPLTGRKENGNEHPTERKSPLVGSTQNLNFMESKASESGEDGSASYRSVNNRVNGWPAPPPAGDSVRNMMLEGRMHTFYDHGTTMRSDQVRSGKLLSPWGYVCEDASEEQDDVVPSGKEEDDEEMDEDADSALDEVRRQKGENILRLDSTSGIPKSLTPMNRW from the exons atggaaaagaagaagaagagggacaAGCCTTCATTGAATAATACTACTGAGACTGAGGCTCCAGATAATCAG CAAAAAGAAGGAGAGATCCAAGGTGGAGTAACAGTTGCAAAAAGGTTTTATAGGGTGGAAAGTCCCATGCAAGAGAATGCTACAGGTGTACACCATCAAAGTCCTCAAATTTTACAGTGGCCATACACACCACAGGTCCAATCAGAGCAATCCTTGCAATTCCCTGCTCACTCCTCTCAGGCACAGCAACCTCACCCTCTAGCTCGACATCAACCTCAGCATCAACATCAACAGCAACAGCAAGTCCTTCATGGACATCAGGGTGCATTGCCACAAGGGCAGCCGCAGCTGCAACAACAAGCACAGCCACAGCCACAGCCACAACAGCAATCAGTACCATATTGGCCACTTACAGAATATCCAGCAATAGCACCACCACCGGGCCCATTCTATCCTTTTCCTCCAGGATCCAATGAGTCCAACTGGCAAACCACTGGATTTACGGGAGCTCATCCTGCAAATGATCATGCTGCACCATATGGGTACCAAGGTGGCTATGCTTATCCTGTAGGATATCCAG GACCTTGGGATCCAGCAGCATGGTGGGCTCACTCACATCATCAGGCTCCATACCCGTATCCCTATCCACCATTTTCTGGTGGCTATGGATATATGGCACCCCCAGTCCCTCCTGCAGCAGGGATTGCTCCAAGTGGAACCTATCAGAGAGGAATTATTAGGCCGCCTACAGGACTTTCCCAGAAGCACCAACGACTTTGGGAAGCACAA TCAATGGAAAATGTGCAACTTTGGAGTGCATTGGCTAGGGCAGAGTCCGAGATTGCTGCATATCGTGGTAGGCTTATGAAACTGGAGTCGGATCTTTTTGCAGTGAAAGCACATCATGATGCTGCTGTAGAAGGTTCTCCTGTAGTAAACACTGTTCCACAGAATGCCAGGAAAGGTAGAAACAAAAGAGCCACTGTTGTGACAACCTCTGCTTTACCTTCATCTGACAATGTCCAACCCAGATCTCGGGGAAGAAAGGTTGCAGCTTATAAGATGGTaattgaagagaaggagaagaatgaTGGTGATGAGAAAGAAAGCAAGcttgaagaaaaggagaagattaaTGCTCCTGTAACAGTGGCCCCCCAAAGCATTCCTGCCCCTGAAGAGGAGCGAGAGAAGGTCGCACCTGTATTGATTAATGCCAATGATTTTGAACTTGAGAAAAATAAATCTCGGCTTAGTTCAGATTTCCCAACTGCAGTGATATGCCCCAACCATGTTTTCTCAAGTGATACTGATAATCTTCAATATAACACTATAAACCAGATGAGCACTTTCGGAACATCTCTTCCTCTCACAGGAAGGAAAGAAAATGGGAATGAGCATCCTACAGAGAGAAAAAGTCCTCTCGTAGGATCTACACAAAATCTCAATTTCATGGAGAGCAAAGCTTCAGAATCTGGTGAAGATGGTTCTGCCTCTTACAGAAGTGTAAATAATAGGGTCAATGGATGGCCAGCTCCTCCTCCTGCTGGTGATAGTGTGAGAAATATGATGCTTGAGGGCCGAATGCACACTTTCTATGACCATGGAACCACCATGAGATCAGATCAAGTGCGTTCAGGGAAGCTTCTCTCTCCTTGGGGATATGTTTGTGAGGATGCCTCTGAGGAGCAAGATGATGTAGTTCCCTCGGGAAAAgaggaagatgatgaggaaatgGACGAGGATGCTGATTCGGCACTAGATGAAGTGAGGAGGCAGAAAGGAGAAAATATTCTAAGATTAGATTCAACCTCTGGGATTCCAAAAAGTTTGACTCCAATGAATAGATGGTAG